One region of Streptomyces leeuwenhoekii genomic DNA includes:
- a CDS encoding LysR family transcriptional regulator: MSTLEIRELEAFLVLAEELHFGRTGERLYVSQSRVSQLLKSLEARIGAPLVERTSRRVALTPLGQTFLSSLRPAYEALRAAVEEARAAARDLGGVLRIGFQGTIDDQLARAIALFEERCPACTVDVTEIALSDPFGPVRRKEVDCAVVLLPVAEDDLVLGPLFSRQSQMLALPARHPYAARESISAEELADYPLIGIQDGAPDYWRRAQAPHRTPAGRPIPAGPRVNTLQEGLSLTAAERGAMLLCRSSAAYHGGGRSSIAFVPVEGLPDSLLGLVLPRATSTPEARAFARILDETLAESLPGPRA, encoded by the coding sequence ATGAGCACGCTGGAGATCCGCGAACTGGAGGCATTCCTCGTACTCGCCGAGGAACTGCACTTCGGCCGCACCGGCGAACGCCTGTATGTGTCGCAGAGCCGCGTCAGCCAACTGCTGAAGTCCCTGGAAGCCCGCATCGGCGCCCCGCTGGTGGAGCGCACGAGCCGCCGCGTGGCCCTGACCCCGCTCGGGCAGACCTTCCTGTCGTCGCTGCGCCCGGCGTACGAGGCGCTGCGGGCGGCGGTCGAGGAGGCACGGGCCGCCGCCCGCGACCTTGGCGGGGTGCTGCGGATCGGCTTCCAGGGCACCATCGACGACCAACTCGCCCGTGCCATCGCCCTGTTCGAGGAACGCTGCCCCGCCTGCACGGTCGACGTCACGGAGATCGCCCTGTCCGACCCGTTCGGGCCGGTGCGCCGCAAGGAGGTGGACTGCGCGGTGGTACTGCTGCCGGTGGCGGAGGACGACCTGGTGCTCGGACCGCTGTTCTCCCGGCAGTCGCAGATGCTGGCACTGCCCGCCCGGCACCCGTACGCGGCCCGTGAGTCGATCTCGGCGGAAGAACTGGCCGACTACCCCTTGATCGGCATCCAGGACGGCGCTCCCGACTACTGGCGCCGCGCACAAGCCCCCCACCGGACCCCGGCCGGCCGGCCCATCCCCGCCGGCCCGCGCGTCAACACCCTCCAGGAAGGCCTCTCGCTCACCGCGGCGGAGCGGGGAGCGATGCTGCTGTGCCGCTCGAGCGCCGCATACCACGGCGGTGGCCGCAGCTCGATCGCGTTCGTCCCCGTCGAGGGCCTGCCCGACTCCCTGCTGGGCCTGGTCCTGCCCCGCGCCACCAGCACCCCCGAGGCCCGCGCCTTCGCCCGGATACTCGACGAAACCCTCGCCGAGTCGCTGCCCGGCCCCCGTGCCTAG
- a CDS encoding carboxymuconolactone decarboxylase family protein has protein sequence MEPRFNLFDSPTAAKIAKRFYNVSSVLEQSPLPKTLRELVELRVGQINGCGFCVDVHTKEAAAAGETALRLNLVAAWRHSTVFTEAERAALALAEEGTRLGDHGVSDETWAEVREHYDDDQVGALVCLVALINAATRMNVIVHNPGGSYQPGMFAGMSN, from the coding sequence ATGGAACCTCGGTTCAACCTGTTCGACAGCCCGACCGCCGCGAAGATCGCCAAGCGGTTCTACAACGTCTCATCCGTCCTGGAACAGTCGCCGTTGCCGAAGACCCTGCGGGAGCTGGTGGAACTGCGGGTCGGCCAGATCAACGGCTGCGGTTTCTGTGTCGACGTCCACACCAAGGAGGCGGCGGCCGCCGGTGAAACCGCGCTCCGGCTCAACCTGGTCGCCGCCTGGCGCCACAGCACCGTGTTCACCGAGGCCGAGCGGGCCGCGCTGGCGCTCGCCGAGGAGGGCACCCGGCTCGGCGACCACGGCGTGTCCGACGAGACCTGGGCCGAGGTGCGCGAGCACTACGACGACGACCAGGTCGGGGCACTGGTCTGCCTGGTCGCCCTGATCAACGCGGCCACCCGGATGAACGTGATCGTGCACAACCCGGGCGGCTCGTACCAGCCCGGCATGTTCGCCGGCATGTCGAACTGA
- a CDS encoding pentapeptide repeat-containing protein, which yields MEAAGFYHANLTQASLVSVNLRYADFKTAILRRARCVLADLRGARLVVADLRDTDFTEADLREANLRKADARGAVFRRADLRLADVRGADFSTADLAQARLTGALASDRTRWPAGFDPSSMGVVDTEDPGPEPPPLLQPPGITTQHPPLRSLP from the coding sequence ATGGAGGCCGCGGGCTTCTACCACGCCAACCTGACCCAGGCGTCCCTCGTCTCCGTCAATCTGCGGTACGCCGACTTCAAGACCGCGATCCTTCGCCGGGCCCGCTGCGTCCTGGCCGATCTGCGGGGCGCGCGGCTGGTCGTGGCCGATCTGCGGGACACCGACTTCACGGAGGCCGACCTGCGCGAGGCGAACCTGCGCAAGGCCGACGCCAGGGGTGCCGTGTTCCGCCGTGCCGACCTGCGCCTGGCCGACGTGCGGGGCGCCGACTTCAGCACGGCCGACCTCGCCCAGGCACGCCTGACCGGCGCCCTGGCCAGCGACCGCACGCGCTGGCCGGCCGGTTTCGATCCCTCGTCCATGGGTGTCGTCGACACCGAGGACCCCGGCCCCGAACCCCCGCCCCTGCTGCAGCCGCCGGGGATAACGACCCAGCACCCGCCGCTGCGCTCCCTGCCGTGA
- a CDS encoding MFS transporter, with protein MAQSRQLTGVARDCPPRGRGGGWPAVAAVAGATFTVVTSEMLPVGLLTPIGEALEVTEGAAGLTLTVTGVVGAVSAPLLTPALGRLDRRLVLCVLMAVLAAGNLLAAWSPHFAVMVVARVLVGAGMGGVWAVAAGLAVRLVPGRSVGAATSLVFGGISVASVLGVPAGTYLGELAGWRAAFAAAAALALVVLAALAVSLPRLPADQEVRLGGMLRLAARPPVATGLGVVALLVTGHFAAYTYVRPALERLFAADASVIGTLLLVYGVAGVLGNFGAGAGASRSPRGVLAVISLVLAATVCLMPLIGGSVITAGVLLAVWGLAYGGVSVATQTWLIAAAGEAREAMSALFAGVFNGAIAVGAFAGGLVADGAGVRAVMYAGGALAAGALAVVVLGRAPGGGRVRSAR; from the coding sequence ATGGCACAGAGTCGGCAACTGACAGGTGTGGCCCGGGACTGTCCGCCGCGGGGGCGGGGCGGGGGGTGGCCCGCGGTGGCCGCCGTGGCGGGCGCGACGTTCACGGTGGTCACCTCCGAGATGCTGCCCGTCGGTCTGCTCACTCCGATCGGTGAGGCGCTGGAGGTGACGGAGGGGGCGGCGGGGCTGACGTTGACGGTCACGGGGGTGGTGGGCGCGGTGTCCGCGCCGCTGCTGACCCCGGCGCTGGGCCGTCTGGATCGCCGGCTGGTGCTGTGCGTCCTGATGGCGGTGCTGGCCGCCGGGAACCTGCTGGCCGCGTGGTCCCCGCACTTCGCGGTGATGGTGGTGGCCCGGGTCCTGGTCGGCGCCGGCATGGGCGGGGTGTGGGCGGTCGCGGCCGGTCTCGCGGTCCGTCTCGTCCCCGGGAGGTCGGTGGGTGCGGCCACCTCGCTGGTGTTCGGCGGCATCTCGGTGGCCTCGGTGCTCGGCGTCCCGGCCGGCACCTACCTCGGTGAACTGGCGGGCTGGCGCGCCGCGTTCGCCGCTGCCGCCGCCCTCGCGCTGGTGGTGCTGGCCGCGCTGGCGGTGTCGCTGCCGAGGCTGCCGGCCGACCAGGAGGTCCGGCTCGGCGGCATGCTGCGGCTTGCCGCGCGTCCGCCGGTGGCGACCGGGCTCGGCGTGGTGGCGCTCCTGGTCACCGGCCACTTCGCCGCCTACACCTACGTACGGCCCGCTCTGGAGCGGCTCTTCGCGGCGGACGCGTCGGTGATCGGCACCCTGCTGCTGGTGTACGGGGTGGCCGGGGTGCTGGGCAACTTCGGCGCCGGAGCGGGGGCTTCGCGCTCGCCGCGCGGTGTGCTGGCGGTGATCAGCCTGGTCCTCGCCGCGACGGTCTGTCTGATGCCGCTGATCGGCGGTTCGGTGATCACGGCGGGGGTGCTGCTCGCCGTCTGGGGTCTGGCGTACGGCGGGGTCTCGGTCGCCACCCAGACGTGGCTGATCGCGGCGGCCGGTGAGGCACGCGAGGCGATGTCGGCGTTGTTCGCCGGGGTGTTCAACGGCGCGATCGCGGTGGGGGCGTTCGCCGGGGGTCTCGTCGCGGACGGGGCCGGTGTCCGGGCGGTGATGTATGCGGGCGGGGCTCTTGCGGCAGGTGCGCTGGCGGTGGTGGTGCTGGGGCGCGCGCCGGGCGGCGGCCGCGTCCGATCCGCGCGGTAG
- a CDS encoding MFS transporter, producing MTVRPDTGKRPVSALVALAVAAFCYVSVETVPVGLLSVMSSDLGVPSSRIGLLVTGYGAAVAVVSLPLARVVAWAPRRPLLLGLLALLTVATAASALSPGYGLLFAARLVTALGQAVFWAVVAPVAAGMFPVRVRGRVTAVVFTGGSLGPMLGVPAGTWLGQQAGWRVTFLALAGLGLLAFLVLAVAMPATLAYREHAGRGTSPDARRYVLVLATTALSVAGFFAVFTYTSAFVTAVAGMPAVLLGPLLVARGLADFGGIPVGGFLADWNQRLAVLLPAVLLTVTLIGMFALGTSPVAAGTTLVLTGLAMGALTPALQNRVMEFAPGSTDMASAGNSVAYDVGIALGSSLGSLALTHARPRSTALVGAVLAACAVLTALRPPEPHRPRTGLAEDDVQG from the coding sequence ATGACGGTGCGGCCGGACACCGGCAAGCGGCCGGTGTCGGCGCTGGTGGCCCTCGCGGTCGCGGCGTTCTGTTACGTCTCGGTGGAGACCGTGCCGGTGGGCCTGCTGTCGGTGATGTCCTCGGACCTGGGTGTGCCCTCCTCCCGGATCGGTCTGCTGGTGACCGGGTACGGGGCGGCGGTCGCGGTCGTCTCCTTGCCGCTGGCCCGGGTGGTGGCGTGGGCGCCGCGCCGCCCCCTGCTGCTGGGACTCCTCGCACTGCTGACGGTGGCGACCGCCGCATCGGCCCTGTCACCGGGATACGGGCTGCTGTTCGCCGCCCGTCTGGTGACCGCGCTCGGCCAGGCCGTCTTCTGGGCGGTCGTGGCTCCGGTCGCGGCCGGCATGTTCCCCGTGCGTGTGCGGGGGCGGGTGACCGCCGTGGTGTTCACCGGTGGTTCGCTCGGACCGATGCTGGGCGTTCCCGCCGGGACCTGGCTGGGGCAGCAGGCCGGCTGGCGGGTGACGTTCCTCGCCCTGGCGGGACTGGGTCTGCTCGCATTCCTCGTCCTGGCCGTGGCGATGCCGGCGACTTTGGCGTATCGCGAGCACGCCGGACGGGGCACCTCGCCCGACGCCCGCCGGTACGTGCTGGTGCTCGCCACCACGGCGCTGTCGGTGGCGGGTTTCTTCGCCGTCTTCACCTACACCTCCGCGTTCGTCACCGCGGTCGCCGGCATGCCGGCCGTGCTGCTGGGTCCGTTGCTGGTCGCCCGGGGGCTGGCCGACTTCGGCGGCATCCCGGTCGGGGGCTTCCTGGCCGACTGGAACCAGCGGCTCGCCGTACTGCTCCCGGCCGTCCTGCTGACCGTCACGCTGATCGGCATGTTCGCCCTCGGGACCAGCCCCGTGGCCGCCGGCACCACCCTCGTGCTCACCGGGCTCGCCATGGGTGCGCTGACTCCGGCGCTGCAGAACCGGGTCATGGAGTTCGCGCCCGGCAGCACGGACATGGCCTCGGCCGGGAACTCGGTCGCCTACGACGTCGGGATCGCCCTCGGCTCGTCGCTCGGCAGCCTCGCCCTCACCCATGCCAGGCCCCGCAGCACCGCCCTGGTGGGTGCCGTCCTGGCCGCCTGCGCCGTGCTGACCGCCCTGCGGCCGCCCGAGCCGCACCGGCCGCGCACCGGGCTCGCCGAGGACGACGTGCAGGGGTGA
- a CDS encoding RNA polymerase sigma-70 factor, translating into MGERSAPTKGTGGPLARGSRTDSATEAFVTHRNLLFTVAYEMLGSAADAEDVLQETWMRWAGVAPGTVHDQRAYLVRITTRQALGRLRALRRRKESYVGPWLPEPLLTMPDVAEDVELADSVSMAMLLVLETLAPTERAVFVLREVFGLEYGEIAEAVGKSPAAVRQIAHRARAHVAARRPRGVVSPAEARDALAAFRRAIETGDLQSLLDILAPDAVLLGDGGGVVQAVLDPVTGAGPVAELVAGLGRFGAAASLQPAQVNGWPALILRLDGRIDTVMAVRVADGLITGLYAVRNPEKLTRVERPTPLRR; encoded by the coding sequence ATGGGCGAGCGCAGCGCGCCAACGAAAGGCACCGGCGGGCCGCTCGCTCGGGGCAGCCGCACGGACTCCGCCACCGAGGCGTTCGTGACCCACCGCAACCTGCTGTTCACCGTCGCCTACGAGATGCTCGGCTCCGCCGCCGACGCGGAGGACGTGCTGCAGGAGACCTGGATGCGATGGGCGGGCGTCGCTCCCGGCACCGTGCACGATCAGCGCGCCTACCTCGTCCGGATCACCACCCGCCAGGCGCTCGGCCGGCTGCGCGCACTCCGTCGGCGCAAGGAGTCCTACGTCGGCCCCTGGCTGCCCGAGCCGCTGCTCACCATGCCGGACGTGGCCGAGGACGTCGAGCTGGCCGACAGCGTTTCGATGGCGATGCTGCTGGTGCTGGAGACGCTCGCGCCGACCGAGCGGGCGGTGTTCGTCCTGCGCGAGGTGTTCGGCCTGGAGTACGGCGAGATCGCGGAGGCCGTCGGCAAGAGCCCGGCCGCGGTCCGTCAGATCGCGCACCGGGCGCGGGCACACGTCGCGGCGCGTCGACCGCGCGGGGTCGTCTCTCCGGCAGAGGCCCGGGACGCGCTCGCAGCGTTCCGGCGGGCGATCGAGACGGGCGATCTGCAGAGCCTGCTCGACATCCTCGCGCCGGATGCCGTCCTTTTGGGGGACGGCGGCGGAGTCGTGCAGGCCGTGCTGGATCCCGTCACAGGGGCCGGTCCGGTGGCCGAGCTGGTCGCCGGGCTGGGCAGGTTCGGCGCCGCGGCATCACTGCAGCCGGCACAGGTCAACGGCTGGCCGGCGCTCATCCTCCGGCTCGACGGCCGGATCGACACCGTCATGGCGGTGCGCGTCGCCGACGGGCTCATCACCGGGCTCTACGCCGTGCGCAACCCCGAGAAGCTCACACGTGTCGAGCGGCCGACGCCCCTGCGCCGCTGA